A genomic segment from Methanomicrobium sp. W14 encodes:
- a CDS encoding tRNA(Ile2) 2-agmatinylcytidine synthetase: protein MVTLTPSEVREKYGQMFCKKFLVIVDEKAGKAEIIENCRHRGAIEWDVMNRKRAGGAVESISVEGASMTISAKLGTYPINFGAAGEHIGGQALEGVTVSRNLVTTKWAGIAGAGVGIAVCLPQAPGVIKTEYPTDDDLNAGGARTCRTSIVSPKYVRVSIGIDDTDTKESGATWVLASKCAEACSIEGVEYLNMRLIQLNPKVPNKTTNCVGSALNFAVLPEKEKELLDFVRDYIEERAVSNSTGIAVLRGLSVPESPYLEKIKTEILTQEECEREAERLGIEYIDSACGKGRIGALGAVLWANRNIEAAGLYGEHL from the coding sequence ATGGTTACGCTTACACCTTCCGAAGTAAGGGAAAAATACGGGCAGATGTTCTGCAAAAAGTTTCTTGTTATAGTTGATGAAAAGGCAGGAAAAGCTGAAATTATTGAAAACTGTCGTCACAGGGGGGCAATAGAATGGGACGTCATGAACCGCAAAAGAGCAGGCGGCGCAGTTGAGTCAATAAGCGTTGAAGGCGCTTCAATGACTATTTCGGCAAAACTTGGGACATACCCCATAAACTTCGGTGCCGCAGGAGAGCATATAGGAGGACAGGCACTTGAAGGTGTAACAGTCAGCAGAAACCTTGTAACAACAAAGTGGGCCGGAATTGCAGGAGCAGGCGTGGGGATTGCGGTGTGCCTCCCACAGGCGCCAGGCGTCATCAAAACAGAATACCCCACAGATGACGACCTGAATGCAGGCGGTGCGAGGACTTGCAGGACTAGCATTGTCTCTCCCAAATATGTCAGGGTCTCTATAGGAATTGACGACACTGATACAAAGGAGTCCGGTGCCACCTGGGTCCTTGCATCAAAATGCGCCGAAGCGTGCAGCATTGAAGGTGTCGAATACCTTAACATGAGACTTATCCAGCTCAACCCTAAAGTCCCGAACAAGACCACAAACTGCGTAGGTTCAGCTCTCAACTTTGCGGTCCTTCCCGAAAAGGAGAAAGAGCTTCTTGATTTCGTCAGGGATTACATTGAAGAAAGGGCTGTAAGCAACAGCACCGGTATCGCCGTTTTAAGGGGGCTTTCAGTTCCCGAATCGCCATACCTTGAAAAGATCAAAACCGAAATCCTGACGCAGGAGGAATGCGAAAGGGAGGCGGAAAGGCTCGGTATAGAGTACATAGATTCTGCTTGCGGAAAGGGAAGAATAGGTGCTCTTGGCGCCGTTTTGTGGGCCAACAGAAATATAGAGGCGGCAGGTCTTTATGGTGAGCATCTCTGA
- a CDS encoding radical SAM protein gives MNSPSCSPKNCHPASREKHDLPETTTLKEVKAYLLSNGTARITGEEPEKNAESHAGPGAGKRGSVFFSDGCTRVRLSLDDKSPVEIKNFGKNAEMHVNGRTITGFLEPAAWHCPKQAYITVSEGCIFGCRFCAVPKQDMRVKTAGEIEEMVGSVKDWIECISITSGVAESPEEDEEQIIEILKRLDKFGLPIGVSIYPAPDTPARLHDAGVREVKFNLETATDRLFREICKGTDRDAIKKALSESVRLFGKNRVFSNVILGLGETDVEMKECISGLCMEGVIPVIRPLTPSGELSGYRRPSEERIRQTSEFLKNELEKYGLDTTKAHTMCTKCTGCDLVPGRDL, from the coding sequence ATGAACAGCCCTTCCTGCAGCCCGAAGAACTGCCACCCGGCATCCCGGGAAAAACATGACCTGCCGGAGACGACCACCCTTAAAGAGGTCAAGGCATACCTGTTGTCAAACGGGACTGCAAGGATTACCGGAGAAGAACCAGAAAAAAACGCAGAGTCACACGCAGGTCCTGGCGCAGGAAAAAGGGGGTCAGTCTTTTTTTCTGACGGCTGTACAAGAGTCAGGCTTTCATTGGACGACAAAAGCCCTGTTGAGATTAAAAACTTCGGGAAGAATGCGGAAATGCACGTAAACGGGCGCACAATAACAGGATTTCTTGAGCCTGCGGCGTGGCACTGCCCTAAGCAGGCATATATCACGGTAAGCGAAGGGTGCATATTCGGGTGCAGGTTCTGTGCAGTCCCTAAACAGGATATGAGAGTCAAAACCGCCGGTGAAATCGAAGAAATGGTCGGTTCGGTAAAAGATTGGATAGAATGCATATCTATAACAAGCGGGGTCGCAGAAAGCCCTGAAGAGGACGAAGAGCAGATTATAGAGATTTTAAAAAGACTGGATAAATTTGGCCTCCCTATTGGTGTTTCAATATACCCGGCCCCCGACACTCCCGCAAGACTTCATGACGCAGGAGTACGCGAGGTCAAGTTCAACCTCGAAACCGCAACCGACAGACTGTTTCGCGAGATCTGCAAAGGGACCGACAGAGATGCAATAAAGAAGGCACTGTCAGAGTCCGTCAGGTTATTCGGAAAGAACAGGGTCTTTTCAAACGTCATCTTAGGTCTCGGTGAAACCGATGTGGAAATGAAGGAGTGCATATCAGGTCTGTGCATGGAAGGCGTTATCCCGGTCATAAGACCTCTTACGCCTTCAGGAGAACTATCAGGCTACAGGCGCCCCTCTGAAGAGAGAATCAGACAGACCTCGGAATTTCTCAAAAATGAGCTTGAAAAATACGGCCTTGACACGACAAAGGCACACACGATGTGCACAAAATGCACAGGGTGCGACCTTGTTCCGGGAAGGGATTTATAA
- the mmp11 gene encoding methanogenesis marker protein 11, translated as MSAYNEPFLPGNPYSVIYPEILAVASEDKKRIELIERFDCIGGAMWVRQHYVKSPLVKSSKIVGNTQRFMLDAGIVSLDLKGSYFPAGICGAKVEDEEISVTYLGMGGGGVGASVCRSSAGGVLRHRTDPCGGGKIAGSTIWLPKYTRVIIGLDDTDTPENGATWTLAHNISKAVEDENSRYLSHTITQLFPVPYRTKNCVAVACEFATTEPERLIDRFEDYVRKYTLSDSTGLCAYIGFDPSPLSEYACSVKKGEVKKESFDKIRKFLEIRMEGQGIIGAAASIPFYTNYDEALTI; from the coding sequence ATGTCGGCATATAATGAGCCTTTTCTCCCCGGAAATCCTTACTCCGTAATATACCCGGAAATCCTTGCGGTCGCATCCGAAGACAAAAAAAGAATAGAGCTTATCGAAAGATTCGACTGCATAGGCGGCGCCATGTGGGTCAGACAGCACTACGTCAAAAGCCCTCTTGTAAAGTCTTCAAAAATCGTCGGGAATACCCAGAGGTTTATGCTTGACGCCGGAATTGTCAGCCTTGACCTTAAAGGGTCATACTTTCCCGCAGGCATCTGCGGAGCAAAGGTAGAAGACGAGGAGATATCAGTCACATATCTTGGAATGGGCGGTGGAGGCGTAGGCGCAAGCGTATGCAGGTCTTCTGCCGGTGGTGTTCTCAGGCACAGGACCGACCCCTGCGGGGGAGGAAAGATTGCAGGCTCAACAATCTGGCTTCCGAAATACACAAGGGTCATAATAGGACTTGACGACACTGACACACCGGAAAATGGTGCAACATGGACTCTTGCACACAATATATCAAAGGCAGTCGAAGACGAAAACTCAAGATATCTCTCCCACACCATAACCCAGCTCTTCCCGGTCCCCTACAGGACTAAAAACTGTGTTGCAGTCGCATGCGAGTTCGCAACAACAGAGCCGGAGAGGCTTATCGACAGGTTTGAAGATTACGTCAGGAAATACACACTTTCAGACAGCACAGGTCTCTGCGCATATATAGGATTCGACCCGTCGCCTCTTTCCGAGTACGCATGTTCAGTCAAGAAAGGGGAAGTGAAAAAGGAAAGTTTTGACAAAATCAGGAAATTCCTTGAGATAAGAATGGAAGGTCAGGGCATAATAGGGGCCGCCGCCTCGATACCGTTTTACACGAACTACGATGAGGCCCTGACGATATGA